One genomic region from Amaranthus tricolor cultivar Red isolate AtriRed21 chromosome 12, ASM2621246v1, whole genome shotgun sequence encodes:
- the LOC130828319 gene encoding uncharacterized protein LOC130828319 gives MKMLTLYTGCGLFEQAKLAESLTFTHHTNFTLFPTLVYTNLNLSKPRKNWGFNVFFKKSYKHGIQQLSQRAQISESAFEALDSELQDEEELDGPQRRFREKGEDKDYDRDPEFAEILGSCLDDPDKARSKMEERLRKKRNKVLQPKTGSGLPMKVTFNKFEFSNSYIWFEFYNPPLQKDVTLLCDVIRSWHIIGRLGGCNSLNMQLSQSSSEKRPSYDAIQGANVEPTTFYNIGDLEIQDNLARIWVDIGTSELLLLDVLLNALTQISSDFVGIKQVVFGGSELEHWKESLTVEDPGCSVHKI, from the exons ATGAAGATGCTGACTTTGTACACTGGTTGTGGCCTATTTGAACAAGCCAAGCTTGCTGAGAGTTTAACCTTTACTCATCACACTAATTTCACCCTTTTCCCAACCCTTGTATATACTAATTTGAATCTCtcaaaacccagaaaaaatTGGGGTTTTAATGTCTTTTTCAAGAAAAGTTATAAACATGGTATACAGCAACTAAGCCAGAGGGCACAAATTTCTGAAAGTGCATTTGAGGCCTTGGATAGTGAGTTACAAGATGAGGAGGAGCTTGATGGACCTCAGAGGAGGTTTAGGGAAAAAGGAGAAGATAAAGATTATGATAGAGACCCAGAATTTGCTGAAATTCTTGGAAGTTGTTTAGATGACCCGGATAAAGCTCGCTCCAAA ATGGAGGAAAGGTTGAGGAAGAAGAGGAACAAGGTACTGCAACCAAAAACGGGTTCTGGCTTACCCATGAAAGTTACATTCAACAA ATTTGAATTCTCAAATTCTTATATATGGTTTGAATTTTATAATCCTCCCCTGCAGAAAGATGTTACTTTGCTTTGTGAT GTGATTCGGTCATGGCACATCATTGGACGGCTTGGTGGCTGCAACTCACTAAATATGCAG TTATCACAATCTTCATCAGAAAAAAGACCAAGTTATGATGCTATTCAAGGAGCAAATGTTGAACCAACCACATTTTATAACATAGGAGACCTGGAAATTCAAGACAATTTGGCACGGATATG GGTTGATATTGGGACTAGTGAATTACTGCTTCTGGATGTCTTACTGAATGCTTTGACACAGATAAGCTCCGA TTTTGTGGGCATAAAACAGGTTGTGTTTGGAGGATCTGAACTCGAGCATTGGAAGGAAAGCTTGACGGTAGAAGATCCTGGCTGCAGTGTACACAAGATTTAA